One part of the Solanum dulcamara chromosome 8, daSolDulc1.2, whole genome shotgun sequence genome encodes these proteins:
- the LOC129900456 gene encoding uncharacterized protein LOC129900456 — MVEVYKFIVYGEVPEKMKKLRENEETLQVTPRSKPHVRGKKLIKHYVVGTCTESCKGVYIKNWGEPNYLSERDIPSNIGKKRKRENENLYGHQQVTLGEDATHVNSRDTTLSSHVHSFLYLWDFELIP; from the exons ATGGTAGAGGTTTATAAATTTATTGTATATGGGGAAGTTCctgaaaaaatgaagaaattacgCGAAAATGAAGAAACCTTGCAG GTGACACCGAGAAGTAAACCACATGTACGCGGtaaaaaattgatcaaacatTATGTAGTTGGAACATGTACTGAATCTTGCAAAGGAGTTTACATAAAAAATTGGGGAGAACCTAACTACTTATCTGAACGTGATATCCCTTCCAACATTG gaaaaaagagaaaaagagaaaatgaaaatttatatgGACATCAACAGGTGACCTTGGGAGAAGATGCAACACATGTGAACTCAAGAGATACTACATTAAGTAGTCATGTACACTCTTTTCTTTACCTTTGGGATTTTGAGCTCATACCCTGA